The genomic region GCGAGCCGGTCGACGCCGATCTGCGTGTGCCGGAAGACGAGGAGCCGATCGAACCCATACTTCTCGTTGAGCTCGACCAGAGCCGCGACCTTGTCCTGCTCGGCCACGAAGTACACCAGCTGACGAACGGTCTCGACGGTCCGCAGGTCGGGCCGCACCGTGACCTGGGCCGGATCCCGTTTCATGAAGCGGTCGCAGATGCGAAGGATGGCGTACGGCATGGTGGCGCTGAAGAGCGCAGTCTGTCGCTCGCGCGGGCACCGGGCCAGGATGGTCTCGACGTCGACGATGAAGCCCATGTCGAGCATGCGGTCCGCCTCGTCGAGGATGACGGTGTGGACCCGGTCGAGGACGAGCTCGCGTCGCCGGACGAGGTCCAGGACGCGGCCCGGCGTGCCGACCACGACCTGCGTGCCCCGCTTGAGCGCCTCGACCTGCCGGTCCATCGATGAGCCACCGTAGATGGCGACGGTCTGCACGCCGCGGAACTGGCCGATGCGCGCGATCTCCTCGGTCACCTGCACGCACAGCTCGCGGGTCGGCGTCAGGATCAGCGCCTGGACGTGCCGGCTCGAGGGCTCGATCTTCTCCACGATCGGGATGCCGAACGCGGCCGTCTTGCCGGTTCCCGTCTGGGCGCGGCCAAGGAGATCGCGTCCGGCAAGGACGTGCGGAATGGCTTCGCTTTGGATGGGAGTTGGGCGTTCGTACTTCATTGCGGCCAAAGCCGCAAGCGTAGGTTGGGTCAGACCAAGCTGTGCAAAGGTCATGGGTTTCACGTCCGGCGGTTCGAGAATCACGTCGCCGGGCCGCTCCCGAGGGAGCCATGCGGGATGCGATGAAAACGAGGGTCGTTTCCTGTGGCGACCGTCATCCCGCAAACACTGATGATCGAACTGTTGCCAGGTTTGTGCACGCGCGCCCTGTTGATATAGTTGTGGGTCCAAAACGCGAGCGGACGCCAATCGTGTGGCCTCCGCCCCGGTCGCGGGCCCCCTCGCGCGCGGGCGAGCATTATTATCCGCGCGCGCACGGAAACGTTCTTGAACGGCATCCGGTATGTACGCCAGGTCGGAATGGATCGGGCGCGCCTCGTCCTCGAAGACGGAACCGTCGTCGAGGGCATTGCTTTTGGCGCGCGCAAGACGACCTTTGGCGAGCTCGTCTTCAACACCTCCATGACGGGCTACCAGGAGTCCCTCACGGACCCGTCGTACGCCGGCCAGATCCTCCTCCTCACGTACCCGCTCATCGGCAACTACGGCGTGAACGCGGACGACTTCGAGTCGCGACGCATTTGGCCGCGCGGATTTGCCGTGCACGAGGCGTGCGAGGCGCCCAGCCACCACAAAGGCGGCAACAAGACGGTCGACGAGTTCCTCCGCGACCACGGCGTGCCGGGCCTCCAAGGCATCGACACGCGCGCGCTTACGGTAAAGACGCGGGCACGCGGAACGCTGAAGGCCGCGATCTGCCAGGAGGGCGACAGCGTCGAGGAGGCCTTCCACAAGGTCCGCACCATGCCCCATCCGGACGCGGAGAACCTCGTGGGGCAGGTGACGGCCGCAAGGCCCGTCCGCTTGGAGGCGACCGGCAAGGGGCGACGCGAGATTGCGCTTCTGGACTGCGGCGCCAAGGAGAACATCGTCCGCTCGCTGCGCGAGCTTGGCCACGTGACCCGCCTTCCCTACAACGCGACGATGCGCGACCTCGAGCGCATCGCGCCCGACGGCGTCTTCTGCAGCAACGGCCCCGGCGACCCCTCGCACGCGGAGATCCTGCGCACGACCGTTCCCCTGCTGCGCGGGGCCGCCGAACGGTACCCCGTCATGGGCATCTGCCTTGGCCACCAGCTCCTTGGGCTTGCCTTTGGCGCGAAGACCTTCAAGCTCAAGTTCGGCCACCGGGGCGCCAACCAACCCGTCAAGGACCTCGAATCGGGCCGCGTGTTCATCACGAGCCAGAACCACGGCTACGCGGTGGACGTGGAGAGCGCGCGCGCGGCGGGGCTCGAGGTCGCGCAGCTCAACGGAAACGACGGGACGGCCGAGGGCCTTCGCCATGCTCGCCTCCCGGTGTTCAGCGTGCAGTACCACCCGGAGGCGCACCCGGGGCCGCGCGACACGTGGCACCTCTTCCAGCGGTTCGAGCGGATGATGGCCGAGCATCCGGGAGGCCGCTAGCGTGCCCAAGCGGACGGATCTTCGAAAGCTCCTCATCGTCGGTTCCGGCCCCATCCAGATCGGGCAGGCCGCGGAGTTCGACTTCTCCGGATCGCAGGCCGCTCTTTCGCTGCGCGAGGAGGGCTACGAGACCGTCATCGTCAACTCGAACCCCGCCACGATCCAGACCGACGTCGAGACGGCCGACCGCGTGTACGTGGAGCCGCTCACGGCCGAGTCGCTCGCGCGCATCCTTCGTCGCGAGCGGCCGCAGGGCATCCTCTCGGGCATGGGCGGCCAAACCGGCCTCAACCTGTGCAGCGAGCTTGCCGAGTCGGGAGCGCTCGAAAAGTACGGCGTCGAGCTTCTGGGGACGCCGCTTTCGGCCATCGAGAAGAGCGAGGACCGGGACCTCTTCAAGAAGACGATGGAGGAGATCGGCGAGCCCGTCTGCCGGGCCAAGGCCGTCACCGACCACAAGCAGGCGCTCGAGTTTGCGCGCCAGATCGGCTTTCCCGTCCTCGTCCGCCCCGCCTACACGCTTGGCGGCTCCGGCTCCGGCATCGCGCACAACGAAGCGCAACTGGCCGAAATTTGCTCCCGGGGCCTCTCCTATTCCCGCATCCACCAGGTGCTCATCGAGGAGTCCGTGCTCGGCTGGAAGGAGTTCGAGTACGAGGTCATGCGGGATTCGGCCGATAACTGCATCACGATCTGCAACATGGAGAACCTCGACCCGATGGGAATCCACACGGGCGAGTCCATCGTCGTGGCGCCCTCGCAGACGCTCTCCGACGACGAGCACCAGACGCTGCGCTCGGCGGCCCTGAAGATCATCCGCGCGCTTGGCATCCAGGGGGGATGCAACGTCCAGTTCGCCGTCGACCCCTCGCGGTTCGAGTACCGCGTGATCGAGGTGAACCCGCGCGTGTCGCGCTCGTCGGCGCTTGCCAGCAAGGCCACGGGCTACCCCATCGCGCGCGTTTCGGCCAAGATCGCCGTGGGCATGACCCTCGACGAGATCGTGAACCGCGTGACGGGCACGACGCCGGCCTCCTTCGAGCCCGCGCTCGACTACGTCATCACGAAGATCCCCCGCTGGCCCTTCGACAAGTTCCGCACGGTGGACCGGCACCTCGGCACCCAGATGAAGTCGACCGGCGAGGTCATGTCCATCGGGCGCACGATCGAGGAAAGCCTGCAAAAAGCGCTTCGGTCGCTCGAGATCGACCGCGCAAGCCTCGATTGGACCTGGCCCTCGACGGAGGAGGACCTCTGGAAGGAGCTCTCCGAGCCCACCGACCGCCGCCTCTACGCCGTGGCCGAGCTCCTGCGCAAAGGCGCGAGCCTCGACAAGGTCGCGCACGCCTCGCGCATCGACCCCTTCTTCCTCGTCAAGATCCGGAACGTCGTGCAGTTCGAGGAGAAGCTCAAGCAAGCCGCGAAGGCCGGCCGCGTCGATCGGGACGTCCTCGCGCGGGCCAAGCGCATGGGCTTTGCCGACGAGCACCTGGCCACCCTCCTTGGCCGGACCGAGCAGGAGGTCCGCGACCTTCGCCGCCAGCACGGCATCGCGCCCGTCTACAAGATGGTCGACACCTGCGCCGCGGAGTTCGAGGCGCAAACACCCTACTTCTACTCGACCTACGCCGAGACCGAGGAGGTGAAACCGCCCGAGGGCACCCGCAAGGTCATGGTGCTCGGCAGCGGCCCCATCCGCATCGGGCAGGGAATCGAGTTCGATTACGCCTGCGTGCACGCGGCCAAGGAGATCCGCGCGCAGGGCCTCGACGCCATCATGGTCAACAACAACCCCGAGACGGTCTCCACCGACTTCGACACGTCCACGCGCCTGTACTTCGAGCCGCTGGCGCTCGAGGACGTCCTGCACGTGATCGAACGCGAGCGGCCCGAGGGCGTCGTCGTGCAATTCGGGGGCCAGACGTCGATCAACCTCGCCACGCCGCTTGCCGAAGCCATCGCGCAGCGGGGGCTTCCGACGCGCATCCTGGGCACGCCGCCGACGGCCATCGACACCGCCGAGGACCGCGAGAAGTTCGCAAAGCTCATGGACCGCCTCAAGATCCCCCAGCCCGCCGGGGCGCTCGGGCGCAGCTTCGAGGAGGTCAAGGAGGCCGCCGCCCGCATCGGGTATCCCGTGCTCGTGCGCCCGAGCTTCGTGCTGGGCGGGCGCGGGATGGAGATCGTCTACGACGAGAAGGACCTCGAGGGCTACATGCGCGAGGCCGTGCGCGTGGGCAAGAACGCCCCCGTCCTCGTGGACAAGTACCTCACAAACGCGATCGAGGTCGACGTGGACGCCGTATGCGACGGCACGGACGTCTTCCTGGGCGGCATGCTCGAGCACATCGAGGAGGCCGGCGTGCACAGCGGCGACGCGACG from Candidatus Thermoplasmatota archaeon harbors:
- a CDS encoding DEAD/DEAH box helicase, producing the protein MKYERPTPIQSEAIPHVLAGRDLLGRAQTGTGKTAAFGIPIVEKIEPSSRHVQALILTPTRELCVQVTEEIARIGQFRGVQTVAIYGGSSMDRQVEALKRGTQVVVGTPGRVLDLVRRRELVLDRVHTVILDEADRMLDMGFIVDVETILARCPRERQTALFSATMPYAILRICDRFMKRDPAQVTVRPDLRTVETVRQLVYFVAEQDKVAALVELNEKYGFDRLLVFRHTQIGVDRLAATLARRGKNVAALHGGLSQRERDRTLAAFKAGKIQFLIATNVASRGLDITDLPYVLSFDIPEDADT
- the carA gene encoding glutamine-hydrolyzing carbamoyl-phosphate synthase small subunit, coding for MNGIRYVRQVGMDRARLVLEDGTVVEGIAFGARKTTFGELVFNTSMTGYQESLTDPSYAGQILLLTYPLIGNYGVNADDFESRRIWPRGFAVHEACEAPSHHKGGNKTVDEFLRDHGVPGLQGIDTRALTVKTRARGTLKAAICQEGDSVEEAFHKVRTMPHPDAENLVGQVTAARPVRLEATGKGRREIALLDCGAKENIVRSLRELGHVTRLPYNATMRDLERIAPDGVFCSNGPGDPSHAEILRTTVPLLRGAAERYPVMGICLGHQLLGLAFGAKTFKLKFGHRGANQPVKDLESGRVFITSQNHGYAVDVESARAAGLEVAQLNGNDGTAEGLRHARLPVFSVQYHPEAHPGPRDTWHLFQRFERMMAEHPGGR
- the carB gene encoding carbamoyl-phosphate synthase large subunit — its product is MPKRTDLRKLLIVGSGPIQIGQAAEFDFSGSQAALSLREEGYETVIVNSNPATIQTDVETADRVYVEPLTAESLARILRRERPQGILSGMGGQTGLNLCSELAESGALEKYGVELLGTPLSAIEKSEDRDLFKKTMEEIGEPVCRAKAVTDHKQALEFARQIGFPVLVRPAYTLGGSGSGIAHNEAQLAEICSRGLSYSRIHQVLIEESVLGWKEFEYEVMRDSADNCITICNMENLDPMGIHTGESIVVAPSQTLSDDEHQTLRSAALKIIRALGIQGGCNVQFAVDPSRFEYRVIEVNPRVSRSSALASKATGYPIARVSAKIAVGMTLDEIVNRVTGTTPASFEPALDYVITKIPRWPFDKFRTVDRHLGTQMKSTGEVMSIGRTIEESLQKALRSLEIDRASLDWTWPSTEEDLWKELSEPTDRRLYAVAELLRKGASLDKVAHASRIDPFFLVKIRNVVQFEEKLKQAAKAGRVDRDVLARAKRMGFADEHLATLLGRTEQEVRDLRRQHGIAPVYKMVDTCAAEFEAQTPYFYSTYAETEEVKPPEGTRKVMVLGSGPIRIGQGIEFDYACVHAAKEIRAQGLDAIMVNNNPETVSTDFDTSTRLYFEPLALEDVLHVIERERPEGVVVQFGGQTSINLATPLAEAIAQRGLPTRILGTPPTAIDTAEDREKFAKLMDRLKIPQPAGALGRSFEEVKEAAARIGYPVLVRPSFVLGGRGMEIVYDEKDLEGYMREAVRVGKNAPVLVDKYLTNAIEVDVDAVCDGTDVFLGGMLEHIEEAGVHSGDATMVLPPQTLPREVVKTIELYTRKIALALGVVGCVNCQFAVKDNKVYILEANPRASRTVPFVSKAIGVPLARVATRVMLGQKLSDMSLQPARTRTIAVKASVFPFQKLAGVDSILGPEMKSTGEVMGLDTDFHKAFWKAMEAAGMRLPTEGAVYISVRDEDKERVLPLATELSQLGFALYATKGTSSYLRDFGVACETAWRISEGRSPDAIDLMRNGTIKLVLNTPTLARGARRDGYMMRRLAVELNIPYLTNMAAATAAVHSIRAFKDGRLKTMAIDEYAGTA